A single window of Pyrus communis chromosome 10, drPyrComm1.1, whole genome shotgun sequence DNA harbors:
- the LOC137746460 gene encoding probable glutamate carboxypeptidase LAMP1, producing MVKKTAKANLLAIATSFTFLLFYPTPQSSYHSLFISNSLSDNASISHHLYTLTRRPHVAGLEANAEAAAYVLSVFTSSNIKSHIAPYRVALHYPVSRSLTLTLSPQESPISFRLEQEIYEGDPYADVAHEVLPTFHAYAKSGNVTAPVVYVNYGRSEDYARLEQMGVNVSGSIVLAKYGKIYRGGIVQIAYEAGAIGVLVYSDRKDYGGGGCGAKWFPDDKWLPPSGVQVGTVYNGLGDPTTPGWASTEECERLSDEEVEKSGDVPLIPSLPISAVDGETILRSIGGPVADEDWQGSEDAPTYNVGPGPGIVHLSYTGKQVIGRIENVIGVIEGAEEPDRLVILGNHRDAWTFGAVDPNSGTAALLEVAQRLGKLQKKGWKPRRTIVLCNWDAEEYGLIGSTEWVEENREMLASRAIAYLNVDSGVQGPGFFASATPQLDELLKQATQQVKDPDNSSQTLYQSWVGSRTSPKIGRLGSAGSDFAAFVHHLGIPATHMAFGEGYPVYHSMYDDFIWVQKFGDPMFHRHVAVASVWGLVTLWLADAELLPFNYLSCAMELQTYANDLEDDISATNIDLTPLLKSIEELKRAATEINNQRKEIEQNKGWQLTWKKHHLKVRELNDRLMMAERAFTDQDGLFGRSWYKHLIYGPSKYDDYASESFPGIYDAIAKAKISNTAESWKFAQHEVYRVSRAVKHASQVINGELT from the exons ATGGTGAAGAAAACAGCCAAAGCCAATTTGCTAGCAATAGCCACCTCCTtcactttccttctcttttatcCTACTCCACAATCCTCCTACCACTCTCTCTTCATCTCCAATTCGCTTTCAGACAATGCCTCCATATCTCACCACCTCTACACCCTCACCCGCCGGCCCCATGTGGCAGGCCTTGAAGCCAACGCCGAGGCTGCAGCTTATGTCCTCTCCGTTTTCACTTCCTCCAATATCAAATCCCACATTGCCCCTTACCGTGTGGCCTTGCATTATCCGGTGTCACGCTCCTTAACACTCACGCTGTCACCACAAGAATCCCCTATCAGTTTCCGTCTTGAGCAAGAAATCTATGAGGGTGATCCTTATGCTGATGTAGCACATGAAGTCCTGCCCACTTTTCATGCTTATGCAAAGTCAGGAAATGTCACTGCCCCTGTGGTTTATGTCAATTACGGACGTTCAGAGGACTATGCAAGATTAGAACAAATGGGAGTAAATGTTTCGGGTTCGATTGTGTTGGCAAAGTATGGAAAAATTTATAGAGGGGGCATTGTGCAGATTGCATATGAGGCAGGTGCTATAGGGGTTCTAGTGTATTCAGATAGGAAGGACTATGGCGGTGGTGGATGTGGGGCAAAGTGGTTTCCAGATGATAAGTGGTTGCCACCAAGCGGGGTTCAAGTGGGAACAGTTTACAATGGACTTGGTGACCCAACCACACCAGGATGGGCAAGTACTGAAGAGTGTGAGAGGCTTTCAGATGAGGAGGTGGAGAAGTCAGGGGATGTTCCATTGATTCCTTCACTTCCGATTTCAGCAGTAGATGGAGAAACCATTTTGAGGTCTATCGGAGGGCCAGTTGCAGATGAGGATTGGCAAGGGAGTGAAGATGCCCCAACTTATAACGTTGGACCAGGTCCCGGGATTGTTCATCTCAGTTACACA GGGAAGCAAGTCATAGGGAGAATTGAGAATGTGATTGGTGTCATAGAAGGAGCAGAGGAACCTGACCG ATTGGTCATTCTGGGTAATCACCGGGATGCATGGACATTTGGAGCCGTTGACCCAAATAGTGGCACTGCAGCACTGCTAGAG GTTGCCCAAAGATTAGGGAAGCTGCAGAAAAAAGGGTGGAAACCTCGACGTACGATTGTCTTGTGCAATTGGGATGCAGAGGAATACGGCCTG ATAGGATCAACTGAATGGGTAGAAGAAAACAGGGAAATGCTAGCTTCAAGGGCTATTGCTTACTTGAATGTTGACAGTGGAGTACAAGGTCCAGGATTCTTCGCCTCCGCCACTCCGCAGCTTGATGAACTGCTTAAACAAGCTACTCAACAG GTTAAAGACCCGGATAACTCATCACAAACTCTTTACCAATCGTGGGTTGGTTCCAGAACTTCGCCTAAG ATTGGCAGGTTGGGAAGTGCGGGATCAGATTTTGCAGCTTTTGTTCACCATCTTGGAATTCCGGCAACTCACATGGCTTTCGGCGAAG GATACCCGGTGTACCATTCAATGTATGATGACTTTATATGGGTGCAGAAATTTGGTGATCCGATGTTTCATAGGCATGTTGCAG TTGCAAGTGTATGGGGTTTGGTAACTCTTTGGCTCGCAGATGCAGAACTTTTGCCTTTTAATTATCTCTCGTGCGCAATGGAGCTACAG ACTTATGCGAATGACTTGGAAGATGATATTTCGGCCACGAACATAGACCTAACTCCTCTGTTGAAGTCCATTGAAGAGCTCAAAAGAGCAGCCACAGAAATAAACAACCAAAGAAAG GAAATAGAACAAAACAAAGGTTGGCAGTTGACATGGAAGAAACATCATTTGAAGGTGAGAGAGTTGAATGACAGACTAATGATGGCAGAGCGTGCATTTACAGATCAAGACGGACTATTTGGAAGGTCATGGTATAAGCATTTG ATTTATGGGCCTTCGAAGTATGACGACTATGCGTCGGAATCCTTCCCTGGCATATATGATGCTATTGCAAAGGCGAAAATTTCGAACACCGCAGAGTCATGGAAATTTGCACAGCATGAAGTTTATAGGGTCTCCAGAGCTGTGAAACATGCATCACAAGTCATCAATGGCGAACTAACATGA
- the LOC137748828 gene encoding mitogen-activated protein kinase kinase 6, whose amino-acid sequence MKTKTPLNLNLKQLKLNVPAQEANIKSFLTASGTFHDGDLRLNQKGLRLISEEKETPDQTSDSKELNFEITLEDLETIKVIGKGSGGVVQLVRHKWVGKLFALKVIQMNIQEEIRKQIVQELKINQAAQCPHVVVCHHSFYHNGAISLVLEYMDRGSLADVIRQVNTILEPYLAVVCKQVLQGLVYLHNERHVIHRDIKPSNLLVNHEGQVKITDFGVSASLASSMGQRDTFVGTYNYMSPERISGSTYDYSSDIWSLGLVVLECAIGRFPYMQSEDQQSWPSFYELLEAIVESPPPSAPPDQFSPEFCSFVSSCIQKDPQRRSSSLDLLSHPFIKKFENKDIDLGILVGSLEPPVNFPR is encoded by the exons ATGAAGACGAAGACGCCATTGAATTTGAACTTGAAGCAGCTCAAGCTCAATGTACCTGCTCAAGAAGCCAACATCAAGTCCTTTCT GACTGCCAGTGGCACATTTCATGACGGCGATCTGCGTCTGAACCagaaaggcttgcggcttatctctgAAGAAAAGGAGACCCCA GATCAAACTTCTGACAGTAAGGAGCTCAACTTTGAAATTACATTGGAAGATCTTGAGACTATCAAAGTTATCGGGAAGGGAAGTGGTGGTGTAGTACAACTTGTTCGTCATAAATGGGTCGGAAAACTATTTGCCTTGAAG GTGATTCAGATGAACATACAAGAGGAAATTCGTAAACAGATTGTGCAGGAGCTAAAAATAAATCAAGCAGCACAATGTCCACATGTGGTGGTTTGTCACCACTCATTCTATCACAACGGGGCCATTTCTCTTGTGTTAGAATATATGGACCGGGGGTCCCTTGCAGATGTGATCAGACAAGTTAATACAATTCTTGAACCATATCTTGCAGTCGTTTGTAAACAG GTTTTACAAGGTCTTGTGTACTTGCATAATGAAAGACATGTGATACATAGAGACATAAAACCATCCAATCTGCTAGTAAACCATGAAGGGCAGGTGAAGATCACCGATTTTGGCGTGAGTGCTTCGCTAGCTAGCTCTATGGGTCAAAGAGACACATTCGTTGGTACTTACAATTACATGTCG CCGGAGAGGATTAGCGGGAGTACTTATGACTATAGCAGTGATATTTGGAGTTTAGGCTTGGTGGTACTCGAGTGTGCTATCGGTAGGTTTCCTTACATGCAATCTGAAGATCAACAAAGCTGGCCAAGCTTTTATGAGCTTTTGGAGGCAATTGTGGAAAGTCCACCACCTTCAGCTCCTCCAGATCAGTTCTCCCCCGAGTTCTGTTCTTTCGTGTCTTCCTG CATACAGAAGGACCCTCAACGCAGATCATCATCTTTGGACCTTTTG AGTCACCCCTTCATCAAGAAATTCGAAAACAAAGACATCGATCTCGGGATTCTGGTTGGCAGCTTAGAACCTCCTGTAAATTTTCCAAGATAG
- the LOC137746969 gene encoding F-box protein DOR-like, with protein sequence MDMEVDDHPTPELPSKIIFTHILPRLPPKFLIKQCRRVCKSWSTLIRHHSFVTAYRNFQCRKGTTNFLLLRESYLFSAQLNQEGNQTPVTRLSTIYINPQYHDFFWVISLGGLLVIGSYGDDPVTISNPSTGESIQLPHEKMDLKICPACYIGFTPFTNEYKVLQILFGSDEKGDPNITLNIFTLGMDYSWRPLKVDVGDLPFDLQDAPFDRTVTSVCLHGAIHWLHEENQSILVFDLGDKAFRVIPLPQEYDYTREWDMGVMLSFTYIVEVGGCLGVFVDNSRKQDIALWILKDYQNHVWVKETIPLLSTVRQYHDMNLRWKLDCFGTIGAGDDLLIEVTLFGLSPGCDDSPPEYYLYNMKSKHERTLDFTFPTGMPSVYDDPEEPMKLITSYEDSIIPLKLHNSVTES encoded by the coding sequence atggacatggaagttgatgatcaTCCAACACCAGAGCTCCCAAGTAAGATCATATTCACGCATATACTCCCAAGGCTACCTCCCAAGTTCTTAATAAAGCAGTGCAGGCGCGTATGCAAGTCATGGTCCACTCTCATCCGCCACCACTCTTTTGTCACTGCTTACCGCAACTTTCAGTGCAGAAAGGGTACTACTAACTTCCTTCTACTGCGGGAGAGTTATTTATTCTCCGCCCAACTAAACCAAGAAGGGAATCAAACACCCGTCACCCGCCTTTCCACCATTTATATTAATCCGCAATATCATGACTTCTTCTGGGTAATAAGTTTGGGTGGCTTACTGGTTATTGGATCCTATGGTGATGACCCTGTCACCATATCTAATCCTTCCACTGGAGAGTCTATCCAACTGCCACATGAAAAAATGGACCTCAAGATATGCCCGGCATGTTACATTGGGTTCACTCCATTTACAAACGAGTATAAGGTTCTCCAAATCTTATTTGGTTCTGATGAAAAAGGGGATCCTAATATCACGTTGAATATTTTTACACTTGGTATGGATTACTCATGGAGGCCATTAAAAGTAGACGTTGGCGATCTTCCCTTTGATCTCCAAGATGCCCCCTTTGACAGAACTGTCACAAGTGTGTGTCTTCATGGGGCTATCCATTGGCTACACGAGGAGAATCAAAGTATATTAGTATTTGACCTTGGCGACAAGGCATTCAGAGTTATTCCACTCCCTCAGGAATATGATTATACTAGAGAATGGGATATGGGTGTTATGCTGTCCTTTACATATATAGTTGAAGTGGGAGGATGTCTGGGGGTGTTTGTTGACAACTCGCGGAAACAAGACATAGCGTTATGGATTTTGAAGGACTACCAAAACCATGTGTGGGTTAAGGAGACTATTCCCTTACTGTCGACAGTGAGACAATACCATGATATGAACCTAAGGTGGAAACTTGATTGTTTTGGTACAATTGGCGCAGGTGATGACCTACTGATTGAGGTCACTTTGTTTGGACTTTCACCAGGATGTGATGACTCCCCACCTGAATATTATCTTTATAATATGAAGAGCAAACATGAGAGGACACTTGATTTTACTTTTCCTACAGGGATGCCTTCTGTCTATGACGATCCAGAAGAACCAATGAAGTTGATTACCAGTTATGAAGATAGCATCATCCCCCTTAAGCTTCACAACAGTGTCACAGAATCTTGA
- the LOC137747217 gene encoding arginine--tRNA ligase, chloroplastic/mitochondrial-like isoform X2, translating to MATEEENVGNTKRQLAKLFEVSLRRIVPDEPDVEPVIAACTGKFGDYQCNNAMGLWSKVKGKGSEFRGPPSVGQAIMKNLPDSEIIESCSVAGPGFVNVALSKKWLAKSIQKMLTDGIDKWAPQLPIKRAVVDFSSPNIAKEMHVGHLRSTIIGDTLARILEFSNVEVLRRNHVGDWGTQFGMLIEFLFEKFPNIEDVNETAIGDLQAFYKASKQRFDDDPAFKERAHRAVVSLQGGEPRYRNAWLKICEISRKEFHKVYERLGVHLEEKGESFYNPYIPGVLKELSDKGLIEDSQGARVIFLEGFNIPLIVVKSDGGFNYASTDLAALWYRLNEEKADWIIYVTDVGQQQHFNMFFEAAKRAGWLPTDGALKPKVTHVGFGLVLGEDGKRFRTRSSEVVRLVDLLDEAKERSKKVLVERGWTEQELNQIAEAVGYGAVKYADLKNNRLTNYTFDFDQMLSDKGNTAVYLLYAHARICSIIRKSGKNIEELKKTGEIVLDHDGERELGLHLLQFSENVEETCTNLLPNVLCEYLYNLSEVFTKKFYSNCQVVGSPEETSRLLLCEATAVVMRKCFNLLGIEPVYKI from the exons ATGGCGACT GAAGAAGAGAATGTGGGAAATACAAAGCGACAGTTAGCGAAATTGTTTGAAGTCTCGCTCAGAAGAATAGTCCCAGATGAGCCAGATGTTGAGCCAGTGATTGCTGCTTGCACTGGGAAGTTTGGCGATTATCAATG TAACAATGCCATGGGTCTATGGTCTAAAGTAAAAGGAAAGGGCAGTGAGTTTAGGGGTCCTCCATCTGTGGGACAG GCAATCATGAAAAATCTTCCTGATTCAGAGATCATAGAATCGTGTTCTGTAGCAGGACCTGGATTTGTGAATGTTGCCTTGTCAAAGAAATGGTTGGCTAAG AGCATACAAAAGATGCTTACTGATGGCATCGATAAATGGGCGCCACAGCTTCCGATCAAAAGGGCTGTGGTTGACTTTTCCTCGCCTAATATAGctaaagaaatgcatgtgggccACTTAAGGTCAACTATTATTGGGGACACACTAGCTCGTATTCTGGAGTTTTCAAATGTTGAAGTTCTTCGACGAAATCATGTTGGTGACTGGGGGACACAG TTTGGTATGTTGATTGAGTTTCTTTTTGAAAAGTTCCCAAACATAGAAGATGTTAATGAAACGGCCATTGGTGATCTGCAG GCATTCTATAAAGCATCAAAACAGAGATTCGATGATGATCCTGCTTTTAAGGAGAGAGCACACCGGGCAGTGGTTTCCCTTCAG GGTGGCGAACCGAGGTACCGAAAtgcatggctgaaaatctgTGAAATCAGCCGTAAAGAATTTCACAAGGTTTATGAACGCCTTGGAGTTCATTTAGAGGAAAAG GGTGAGAGTTTTTATAACCCATATATTCCTGGGGTTTTAAAAGAATTGAGTGATAAAGGGTTAATTGAGGACAGCCAGGGTGCTCGTGTAATCTTTCTGGAAGGGTTTAACATCCCCCTTATTGTCGTCAAGAGCGATGGCGGTTTCAACTATGCTTCAACTGATTTAGCAGCTCTTTg GTATCGCCTGAATGAGGAGAAAGCTGATTGGATCATATATGTTACCGATGTTGGCCAGCAGCAGCATTTTAATATGTTTTTCGAG GCAGCTAAACGTGCAGGTTGGCTCCCAACTGATGGCGCCTTGAAACCAAAAGTTACCCATGTTGGTTTTGGTCTTGTTCTTGGAGAAGATGGAAAACGCTTTCGCACTCGCTCTAGTGAGGTGGTCCGATTGGTTGATTTGCTTGATGAAGCCAAGGAACGTAGCAAAAAGGTTCTTGTTGAACGTG GCTGGACAGAGCAGGAGCTTAATCAAATTGCAGAGGCTGTTGGTTACGGTGCTGTTAA GTATGCTGATCTGAAGAACAACAGATTGACCAATTACACGTTTGATTTTGATCAAATGCTAAGTGACAAG GGAAACACTGCTGTTTATTTGCTCTACGCTCATGCTCGGATCTGTTCCATCATAAGGAAATCTGGCAAAAACATAGAGGAATTGAAAAAA ACGGGGGAAATTGTGTTGGATCATGACGGTGAGCGTGAATTGGGGCTTCATTTGCTACAGTTTTCAGAG AACGTGGAGGAGACCTGCACCAATCTATTGCCGAATGTTCTGTGCGAATACCTATACAATTTATCAGAAGTCTTCACCAAAAAATTCTACTCCAATTGCCAG GTTGTCGGGTCTCCTGAGGAAACGAGCAGACTCTTGCTTTGTGAAGCAACAGCCGTTGTGATGAGGAAATGTTTTAATCTTCTCGGAATCGAACCGGTTTACAAGATATGA
- the LOC137746461 gene encoding probable glutamate carboxypeptidase LAMP1 → MIIQTAAAATLLAAIATTFTFLLIYPTPKSSYHSLFTSPSLSDNASISHHLHTLTRRPHVAGQEANAEAAAYVLSVFTSSNIKTHIAPYQVALTYPVSRSLKLTPLPQDPQTQIEFDLRQEVYGGDPYADVADEVLPTFHAYAKSGTVEAPVVFVNYGTLEDYLTLEKMGVNVSGKIVLAKYGSIYRGSIVQIAYEAGAVGVLVYTDRKDYGGGGGAKWFPDEKWLPPSGVQVGSVYNAYGDPTTPGWASSEECERLSDEEVEEAGDVGKIPSLPISAADGETILRAIGGKVANDDWQGSDDAPVYRVGPGPGIVHLSYTGKQVIGRIENVIGVIEGEEEPDRFVILGNHRDAWTFGAVDPNSGTAALLEIAQRLGKLQKRGWKPRRTIVLCNWDAEEYGLIGSTEWVEENRHMLASKAIAYLNVDSAVYGPGFWAASTPQLDELLKQATQQVKDPDNSSQTLYQSWVGSSSLPMIGRLGSGESDFAAFVHHIGIPAADMAFGKGYPVYHSMYDDFIWMQRFGDPLFQRHVAVASLWGLVALWLADAEVLPFNYLSYALELQSYMKDLEDELSGKNVNLTPLFKSIEELEKAAANINSQREEIEQCKANLFTRKKDHLKVRELNDRLMMAERTFTDQDGLLGRSWFKHLIYGPSKHDDYGSVSFPGIGEAIEKAKSLKTAESWKIVQHEVYRVSRAVKHASQIINGELT, encoded by the exons ATGATTATCCAAACAGCTGCAGCAGCCACTCTGCTGGCCGCCATAGCCACCACTTTCACCTTCCTTCTCATTTATCCAACCCCAAAATCCTCCTACCACTCTCTCTTCACATCCCCCTCACTTTCAGACAATGCTTCTATCTCTCACCACCTCCACACCCTCACTCGTCGCCCCCACGTGGCCGGCCAAGAAGCCAACGCCGAGGCCGCCGCCTACGTCCTCTCCGTCTTCACCTCCTCCAACATCAAAACCCACATCGCCCCATACCAAGTTGCCCTTACTTACCCTGTCTCACGCTCCCTAAAGCTCACACCTTTACCGCAAGACCCACAAACCCAAATCGAGTTCGACCTCCGGCAAGAAGTCTACGGCGGCGATCCCTACGCCGACGTGGCAGATGAAGTCCTGCCCACTTTCCATGCCTATGCAAAGTCGGGAACTGTGGAAGCGCCGGTGGTATTTGTAAATTATGGAACTTTGGAGGACTATTTGACTTTGGAAAAAATGGGAGTTAACGTTTCTGGAAAAATTGTGTTGGCGAAGTATGGGAGTATTTACAGAGGGAGTATTGTGCAAATTGCGTATGAGGCGGGGGCTGTTGGGGTTCTGGTGTATACAGATAGGAAGGACTACGGCGGAGGCGGCGGAGCAAAGTGGTTCCCGGACGAGAAATGGCTGCCGCCAAGTGGGGTCCAGGTGGGGTCAGTTTACAATGCGTATGGTGATCCTACGACGCCGGGGTGGGCTAGTAGTGAAGAGTGTGAGAGGCTTTCGGatgaggaggtggaggaggcaGGGGATGTTGGGAAGATACCGTCACTGCCCATTTCCGCGGCGGACGGCGAAACCATTTTGAGGGCTATTGGAGGGAAGGTGGCAAATGATGATTGGCAGGGAAGTGATGATGCTCCGGTTTATAGGGTTGGTCCTGGTCCTGGGATTGTGCATCTCAGTTACACT GGGAAGCAAGTCATAGGGAGAATTGAGAATGTGATTGGTGTCatagaaggagaagaggaacCTGACCG ATTTGTCATTTTGGGCAATCACCGGGATGCATGGACATTTGGAGCCGTTGATCCAAATAGTGGAACTGCAGCACTGCTTGAG ATTGCCCAAAGATTAGGGAAGCTGCAGAAAAGAGGGTGGAAGCCTCGGCGTACAATTGTCTTGTGTAATTGGGATGCTGAGGAATATGGCCTG ATAGGATCAACTGAATGGGTAGAAGAAAACAGGCACATGCTAGCTTCAAAGGCCATTGCTTACTTGAATGTTGACAGTGCGGTATACGGCCCAGGATTCTGGGCCGCGTCAACTCCACAGCTTGATGAACTGCTTAAACAAGCTACTCAACAG GTTAAAGACCCAGATAACTCATCACAAACCCTTTACCAATCATGGGTTGGTTCGAGCAGCTTGCCTATG ATTGGCAGGTTGGGAAGCGGAGAATCGGATTTCGCAGCTTTTGTTCATCATATTGGAATTCCAGCAGCTGACATGGCTTTCGGTAAAG GATACCCGGTATACCATTCAATGTATGACGACTTTATCTGGATGCAAAGGTTCGGTGATCCATTGTTTCAAAGGCATGTTGCAG TGGCAAGTTTATGGGGTTTGGTAGCTCTTTGGCTAGCTGATGCAGAAGTCTTGCCTTTTAATTATCTCTCCTATGCACTGGAGCTACAG AGTTACATGAAGGACCTGGAAGATGAGCTTTCAGGTAAGAATGTAAACCTAACTCCTCTGTTCAAGTCCATTGAGGAGCTCGAGAAAGCAGCCGCAAATATAAACAGCCAGAGAGAG GAAATAGAACAATGCAAAGCTAATCTATTTACCAGAAAGAAAGATCACCTTAAGGTGAGAGAGCTGAATGACAGACTTATGATGGCGGAGCGCACATTTACAGATCAAGACGGACTCTTAGGAAGGTCATGGTTTAAGCATTTG ATTTATGGGCCCTCAAAGCATGATGATTATGGATCTGTATCCTTCCCGGGCATAGGTGAAGCCATCGAAAAGGCAAAGAGTTTGAAGACAGCAGAGTCATGGAAAATTGTACAACATGAAGTTTATAGAGTCTCTAGAGCTGTTAAACATGCATCACAAATCATCAACGGCGAATTAACATGA
- the LOC137746967 gene encoding protein OXIDATIVE STRESS 3-like, which yields MGRRAEEKRVSGNRNKEENHAHQVKKECWVFEEEHEEDICDSRSVESSMENSMSSAESSSSSDLVEDASSSSTMSLSSNGPLFELSDLMIHLPIKRGLSKCYEGKSQSFTTLASATSLEDLGKKVAPYRKKMKPCKSFGGAFDGHKSPYLSPKAIISKKTSRGEGSFVYSLSNRG from the exons ATGGGTCGTCGTGCAGAAGAAAAGAGAGTTTCTGGGAATcgaaataaagaagaaaatcaTGCTCACCAAGTCAAAAAGGAATGTTGGGTTTTCGAGGAAGAACATGAAGAAGATATCTGTGACTCGAGATCTGTTGAATCCTCCATGGAAAACTCTATGAGCTCCgcggaatcatcatcttcatctgaCTTGGTAGAagatgcttcttcttcttctacgaTGTCGTTGTCGTCGAACGGGCCGCTCTTCGAACTATCTGACCTAATGAtccatcttcctatcaa GAGAGGTTTATCAAAATGTTACGAAGGAAAGTCACAATCGTTCACAACCCTAGCAAGTGCGACGAGCTTGGAGGATCTGGGAAAAAAGGTGGCACCTTacaggaagaagatgaagccatGCAAGAGCTTTGGTGGCGCTTTTGACGGTCACAAATCACCATATCTTTCTCCAAAAGCCATTATTTCAAAGAAAACTTCGAGAGGAGAAGGATCTTTCGTGTATTCCTTAAGTAACAGAGGATAA
- the LOC137747217 gene encoding arginine--tRNA ligase, cytoplasmic-like isoform X1, with the protein MLGSHLNLITPISPSLCRLSSLHPSPSLPAADLLKAASRKLIFAAKSHSVSTMATEEENVGNTKRQLAKLFEVSLRRIVPDEPDVEPVIAACTGKFGDYQCNNAMGLWSKVKGKGSEFRGPPSVGQAIMKNLPDSEIIESCSVAGPGFVNVALSKKWLAKSIQKMLTDGIDKWAPQLPIKRAVVDFSSPNIAKEMHVGHLRSTIIGDTLARILEFSNVEVLRRNHVGDWGTQFGMLIEFLFEKFPNIEDVNETAIGDLQAFYKASKQRFDDDPAFKERAHRAVVSLQGGEPRYRNAWLKICEISRKEFHKVYERLGVHLEEKGESFYNPYIPGVLKELSDKGLIEDSQGARVIFLEGFNIPLIVVKSDGGFNYASTDLAALWYRLNEEKADWIIYVTDVGQQQHFNMFFEAAKRAGWLPTDGALKPKVTHVGFGLVLGEDGKRFRTRSSEVVRLVDLLDEAKERSKKVLVERGWTEQELNQIAEAVGYGAVKYADLKNNRLTNYTFDFDQMLSDKGNTAVYLLYAHARICSIIRKSGKNIEELKKTGEIVLDHDGERELGLHLLQFSENVEETCTNLLPNVLCEYLYNLSEVFTKKFYSNCQVVGSPEETSRLLLCEATAVVMRKCFNLLGIEPVYKI; encoded by the exons ATGCTAGGTTCCCACTTAAACCTGATAACGCCGATTTCTCCTTCCCTCTGTCGACTCTCATCCCTCCACCCCTCTCCTTCCCTCCCCGCCGCCG ACTTGTTGAAGGCGGCATCTAGGAAGCTTATTTTTGCAGCAAAGTCCCACTCAGTATCCACAATGGCGACT GAAGAAGAGAATGTGGGAAATACAAAGCGACAGTTAGCGAAATTGTTTGAAGTCTCGCTCAGAAGAATAGTCCCAGATGAGCCAGATGTTGAGCCAGTGATTGCTGCTTGCACTGGGAAGTTTGGCGATTATCAATG TAACAATGCCATGGGTCTATGGTCTAAAGTAAAAGGAAAGGGCAGTGAGTTTAGGGGTCCTCCATCTGTGGGACAG GCAATCATGAAAAATCTTCCTGATTCAGAGATCATAGAATCGTGTTCTGTAGCAGGACCTGGATTTGTGAATGTTGCCTTGTCAAAGAAATGGTTGGCTAAG AGCATACAAAAGATGCTTACTGATGGCATCGATAAATGGGCGCCACAGCTTCCGATCAAAAGGGCTGTGGTTGACTTTTCCTCGCCTAATATAGctaaagaaatgcatgtgggccACTTAAGGTCAACTATTATTGGGGACACACTAGCTCGTATTCTGGAGTTTTCAAATGTTGAAGTTCTTCGACGAAATCATGTTGGTGACTGGGGGACACAG TTTGGTATGTTGATTGAGTTTCTTTTTGAAAAGTTCCCAAACATAGAAGATGTTAATGAAACGGCCATTGGTGATCTGCAG GCATTCTATAAAGCATCAAAACAGAGATTCGATGATGATCCTGCTTTTAAGGAGAGAGCACACCGGGCAGTGGTTTCCCTTCAG GGTGGCGAACCGAGGTACCGAAAtgcatggctgaaaatctgTGAAATCAGCCGTAAAGAATTTCACAAGGTTTATGAACGCCTTGGAGTTCATTTAGAGGAAAAG GGTGAGAGTTTTTATAACCCATATATTCCTGGGGTTTTAAAAGAATTGAGTGATAAAGGGTTAATTGAGGACAGCCAGGGTGCTCGTGTAATCTTTCTGGAAGGGTTTAACATCCCCCTTATTGTCGTCAAGAGCGATGGCGGTTTCAACTATGCTTCAACTGATTTAGCAGCTCTTTg GTATCGCCTGAATGAGGAGAAAGCTGATTGGATCATATATGTTACCGATGTTGGCCAGCAGCAGCATTTTAATATGTTTTTCGAG GCAGCTAAACGTGCAGGTTGGCTCCCAACTGATGGCGCCTTGAAACCAAAAGTTACCCATGTTGGTTTTGGTCTTGTTCTTGGAGAAGATGGAAAACGCTTTCGCACTCGCTCTAGTGAGGTGGTCCGATTGGTTGATTTGCTTGATGAAGCCAAGGAACGTAGCAAAAAGGTTCTTGTTGAACGTG GCTGGACAGAGCAGGAGCTTAATCAAATTGCAGAGGCTGTTGGTTACGGTGCTGTTAA GTATGCTGATCTGAAGAACAACAGATTGACCAATTACACGTTTGATTTTGATCAAATGCTAAGTGACAAG GGAAACACTGCTGTTTATTTGCTCTACGCTCATGCTCGGATCTGTTCCATCATAAGGAAATCTGGCAAAAACATAGAGGAATTGAAAAAA ACGGGGGAAATTGTGTTGGATCATGACGGTGAGCGTGAATTGGGGCTTCATTTGCTACAGTTTTCAGAG AACGTGGAGGAGACCTGCACCAATCTATTGCCGAATGTTCTGTGCGAATACCTATACAATTTATCAGAAGTCTTCACCAAAAAATTCTACTCCAATTGCCAG GTTGTCGGGTCTCCTGAGGAAACGAGCAGACTCTTGCTTTGTGAAGCAACAGCCGTTGTGATGAGGAAATGTTTTAATCTTCTCGGAATCGAACCGGTTTACAAGATATGA